Proteins encoded in a region of the Massilia sp. UMI-21 genome:
- a CDS encoding M1 family metallopeptidase, whose protein sequence is MQIPISRPGLRALLGAALLAAGAASAWWARADAPAPAMPPSPDGIALAAPDAAAVTVPSSPDAWGGIRNGEHATLSDRVVSYRIDATLDPDKHLVTGRQQLSWRNRSAVPVRSVYVHLYMNAFEGQGSSFFTEQRLRGEGFRSGVDAGDGDWGHIALRSVQQGGAAVPWRFVQPDRGPITDHTVARFDLPAPVAPGASTTLDIAFSTQLPRVIARTGHVGSFHLVAQWFPKIAVLELPGERGATAPRWNAHEFHMESEFYADFGSYDVRLTVPKDYTVGATGELQGAPVEKNGMRTHRYVQHDVHDFAWTADKRSAPPLVETWTGPGSPTVTVQVLYPPEYEASAKPAMKAAKDSLAYFSRALGPYPYRTLTVVIPPYNAEEAGGMEYPTFITASGHAAVPEKSLQEYELDAVTIHEFGHGYFYGILASNEFEEPMLDEGLNAYWESRMMRARRQQVHPAPGFLKRIGIDPAFAPFDVQRMGTPRERPLDAPGQNAWQRLQGIGPVYTRTALVMRDLEERIGSAAIERGFREYYRRWKFRHPSIADLREALAEGSGERAVVEQVFAQQVYAAARVDDKVATLSSEEELPLAGTRLVDGKRIEVSQAEVDKRIAATRAAWDKAHPHAGKGLGPFPWRTRVTVRRDGAAVPQTLVVHFADGSSESVDWRAASADEKWRSFSWVKPARAVSAELDPRRKHYLDVNKLDDSRSIEPDRSASTRWTGDLAAFFQLILSLIATV, encoded by the coding sequence ATGCAGATACCAATCAGCCGACCAGGCTTGCGCGCCTTGCTTGGCGCCGCACTGCTCGCCGCCGGCGCCGCCTCGGCGTGGTGGGCCCGGGCGGACGCCCCGGCGCCGGCCATGCCGCCTTCACCCGACGGCATCGCCCTGGCCGCGCCCGACGCCGCCGCCGTGACCGTGCCCAGCAGTCCTGATGCCTGGGGCGGCATTCGCAACGGCGAGCACGCCACCCTGTCCGACCGGGTGGTGAGCTACCGCATCGACGCCACCCTCGACCCGGACAAGCACCTGGTCACCGGCCGCCAGCAGCTCAGCTGGCGCAACCGCAGCGCGGTGCCGGTGCGCAGCGTCTACGTCCATCTCTACATGAACGCCTTCGAGGGCCAGGGCAGCAGCTTCTTCACCGAGCAGCGCCTGCGCGGCGAGGGTTTCCGCAGCGGCGTGGACGCGGGCGACGGCGACTGGGGCCACATCGCCCTGCGCAGCGTGCAGCAGGGCGGCGCAGCGGTGCCCTGGCGCTTCGTCCAGCCCGACCGCGGGCCAATCACCGACCACACGGTGGCGCGCTTCGACCTGCCGGCGCCGGTGGCGCCGGGCGCCAGCACCACGCTCGACATCGCCTTCAGCACCCAGTTGCCGCGCGTGATCGCGCGCACCGGCCACGTCGGCAGCTTCCACCTGGTGGCGCAGTGGTTCCCGAAGATCGCGGTGCTCGAACTGCCGGGCGAACGCGGCGCCACCGCGCCGCGCTGGAATGCGCACGAATTTCATATGGAATCGGAGTTCTACGCCGATTTCGGCAGCTACGACGTGCGCCTGACGGTCCCGAAGGACTATACCGTCGGCGCCACCGGCGAACTGCAGGGTGCGCCGGTCGAGAAGAACGGCATGCGCACCCATCGCTACGTGCAGCACGACGTCCACGACTTCGCCTGGACCGCCGACAAGCGCAGCGCGCCGCCGCTGGTGGAAACCTGGACCGGTCCGGGCAGCCCGACCGTGACGGTCCAGGTGCTGTATCCGCCCGAGTACGAGGCCAGCGCCAAGCCGGCCATGAAGGCGGCCAAGGATTCGCTGGCCTATTTCTCGCGCGCGCTCGGCCCCTACCCCTACCGCACGCTCACCGTGGTGATCCCGCCCTACAACGCGGAAGAAGCCGGCGGCATGGAATACCCCACCTTCATCACCGCCTCCGGCCATGCCGCGGTGCCGGAAAAATCGCTGCAGGAGTACGAACTCGACGCGGTGACGATCCACGAGTTCGGGCATGGCTACTTCTACGGCATCCTGGCCAGCAACGAGTTCGAGGAACCGATGCTCGACGAAGGCCTGAACGCGTATTGGGAAAGCCGGATGATGCGCGCGCGGCGCCAGCAGGTCCACCCGGCGCCGGGCTTCCTGAAGCGGATCGGCATCGATCCGGCCTTCGCGCCCTTCGACGTGCAGCGCATGGGCACGCCGCGCGAGCGGCCGCTCGACGCGCCGGGCCAGAACGCCTGGCAGCGCCTGCAGGGCATCGGCCCGGTGTACACCCGCACGGCGCTCGTGATGCGCGACCTGGAAGAACGCATCGGCAGCGCGGCCATCGAGCGCGGCTTCCGCGAGTACTACCGGCGCTGGAAGTTCCGCCACCCGAGCATCGCCGACCTGCGCGAGGCGCTGGCCGAGGGCAGCGGCGAGCGTGCCGTCGTCGAACAGGTGTTCGCGCAACAGGTCTATGCGGCGGCGCGCGTCGACGACAAAGTTGCGACGCTGTCGAGCGAGGAAGAACTGCCGCTGGCCGGCACCCGCCTGGTCGACGGCAAGCGCATCGAAGTCTCGCAAGCGGAGGTGGACAAGCGCATCGCCGCCACCCGCGCCGCGTGGGACAAGGCCCACCCGCATGCCGGAAAAGGCCTGGGGCCCTTCCCCTGGCGCACCAGGGTGACCGTGCGCCGCGACGGCGCCGCCGTACCGCAGACGCTGGTGGTGCACTTCGCGGACGGCAGCAGCGAAAGCGTGGACTGGCGCGCCGCCTCGGCCGACGAAAAATGGCGCAGCTTCAGCTGGGTCAAGCCGGCCCGCGCCGTATCGGCCGAACTGGACCCGCGCCGCAAGCACTACCTCGACGTTAACAAGCTCGACGACAGCCGCAGCATCGAGCCCGACCGCAGCGCCTCGACCCGCTGGACGGGCGACCTGGCGGCCTTCTTCCAACTCATCCTGTCGCTGATCGCCACCGTATGA